GCGCCACCGATGACTTGTCGAGGATGTTGCCGATCACCGGCAGCTTCAGTGCCAGGGCGTGCATGCGATAGGCAAAGGTCTCGGAGCGCATCATGCCCTGTCGGGTCAGCATCATGCCGGCAATCATTGCCACCAGCGCCATCAGCCAGTACTGCTGCGCAAATGCGGAGAAAGCAATGGTCATGCGTGTCATGGCGGGCAACTCGGCACCGAAGCCGTGGAACAGGCTCTCGAACTGCGGGACTACTTTGACCAGCAGCAGTGCCGTCACCCCGATACCGACGCCGATTACCGCCACTGGATAGTAGAGGGCTTTCTTGACTCGCCCCTTGAGCGTCTCGATCTTCTCTTTATAGGTCGCGACCCGGTCGAGCATGCGCTCGAGCGAACCGGACTGCTCGCCGGCTTCGACCATGTTGACGAACAGCCGATCGAAGTGCTGAGGATAACGGCGCATTGCCTGCGAGAGGCTGGTACCGGAGCTTACATCATCCATCAGCGATTGGACCAGTGTGCGCATCACCGGCTTCCTGAGGCTCTCCGCCACCACCTCGAAGGCTTGCAGCATTGGTACACCTGCGCGAATCATGGTCGCCATCTGTCGAGCGAACAGCATGATGTCGCGGGGCTGGATCTTGCCACCGCCCGCGAACCAGGCACTCTTGCGGCGTATACGCTTGACCAGGATATGCTGCCCGGCAAGCTCGCGTTCCACCTCATGCCTGTAGCTGGCGACGACCTCGCCTTTTACCACTCGTCCATTAGGCCCCTTACCCGACCACTGCCAGCGATGCAGCTTGATCTCGCTCGGTGCCTTTGCCGTTCTGCTAACCATCTGTCTTTCTCCCTGCGTGGGCGATCTATAGCCGTCCATGCTTTTTTATGTGAACCTAATCTTTGATGATGCGATTGACCTCCTCGAGGCTGGTAATCCCCTGCATCACCTTCAGCAGGCCACTGCGCCGCAAGTCCGGATAGCCCTCGCGACGCGCCTGCTCGTCAAGCTCGATGGCGTTACCCTGCCGCATGATCAGCTGACTGATGGCATCGCTGATCGGCACCACTTCATAGATGCCCACGCGTCCCTTGTAGCCCAGCGTACATTGGCGGCAACCCACCGGTTGATAGAGGGTCGCTACACTGATATCGGCCTCGGTGAAGCCCTGCTTTAGCAAGGTTTCTTGCGGTATCTCGGCAGGTTGCCGGCAGTGGGGGCAGAGCTTGCGAGCCAGGCGCTGGGCGATGATCAGCGAAACCGAGCTTGCGATGTTGAAGGGGGCCACGCCCATGTTGGCCAGCCGCGTCAGGGTTTCCGAGGCGGAGTTGGTGTGTACGGTGGAGAGTACCAGATGGCCCGTCTGCGACGCCTTGACGGCGATCTCCGCAGTCTCCAGGTCGCGAATCTCACCGACCATCACCACGTCCGGGTCCTGGCGCAGGAAAGCACGCAGGGCGCTAGCGAAATCCAGACCGATACGGGGCTGCACGTTGACCTGGTTGACCCCCGGCACCTTCAGCTCCACCGGATCCTCGGCAGTCGAGATGTTGCGCTCGATGGTATTGAGGATATTGATACCGGTATAGAGCGTCACCGTCTTGC
This DNA window, taken from Halomonas sp. TA22, encodes the following:
- a CDS encoding type II secretion system F family protein, which gives rise to MVSRTAKAPSEIKLHRWQWSGKGPNGRVVKGEVVASYRHEVERELAGQHILVKRIRRKSAWFAGGGKIQPRDIMLFARQMATMIRAGVPMLQAFEVVAESLRKPVMRTLVQSLMDDVSSGTSLSQAMRRYPQHFDRLFVNMVEAGEQSGSLERMLDRVATYKEKIETLKGRVKKALYYPVAVIGVGIGVTALLLVKVVPQFESLFHGFGAELPAMTRMTIAFSAFAQQYWLMALVAMIAGMMLTRQGMMRSETFAYRMHALALKLPVIGNILDKSSVARYSRTLATTFGAGVSLVESLETAAGASGNKVYERAVLQVRDDVATGQQLFFAMRLSERFPALAVQMVRIGEEAGSLDAMLNRVADYYEEEVDNKVDALTSLLEPFIIVVLGMLVGGLVVSMYLPIFELGTVI